A single Pan paniscus chromosome 21, NHGRI_mPanPan1-v2.0_pri, whole genome shotgun sequence DNA region contains:
- the LOC100990170 gene encoding signal-regulatory protein beta-1, which produces MPVPASWPHLPGPFLLLTLLLGLTGVLGEEELQVTQPEKSVLVAAGETATLHCTVTSLIPVGPTQWFRGAGPSRELIYNQKEGHFPRVTTVSDLTKRNNMDLSIRISNITPADAGTYYCVKFRKGSPDDVEFKSGAGTELSVRAKPSAPVVSGPAARATPQHTASFTCESHGFSPRDITLKWFKNGNQLSDFQTNVDPVGENVSYSIHSTAKVVLTREDVHSQVICEVAHVTLQGDPLRGTANLSETIRVPPTLEVTQQPVRAENQVNVTCQVRKFYPQRLQLTWLENGNVSRTETASTLTENKDGTYNWMSWLLVNVSAHRDDVKLTCQVEHDGQPAVSKSHDLKVSAHPKEQGSNTAPGPALASAAPLLIAFLLGPKVLLVVGVSVIYVYWKQKA; this is translated from the exons GAGTGTTGGGTGAGGAGGAGCTGCAGGTGACTCAGCCTGAGAAGTCCGTGTTGGTTGCAGCTGGAGAGACGGCCACTCTGCACTGCACTGTGACCTCCCTGATCCCTGTGGGGCCCACCCAGTGGTTCAGAGGAGCTGGACCAAGCCGCGAATTAATCTACAATCAAAAAGAAGGCCACTTCCCCCGGGTAACAACTGTTTCAGACCTCACAAAGAGAAACAACATGGACCTTTCCATCCGCATCAGTAACATCACCCCAGCAGATGCCGGCACCTACTACTGTGTGAAGTTCCGGAAAGGGAGCCCTGACGACGTGGAGTTTAAGTCTGGAGCAGGCACTGAGCTGTCTGTGCGCG CCAAACCCTCTGCCCCCGTGGTATCGGGCCCTGCGGCGAGGGCCACACCTCAGCACACAGCGAGCTTCACCTGCGAGTCCCACGGCTTCTCACCCAGAGACATCACCCTGAAATGGTTCAAAAATGGGAATCAGCTCTCAGACTTCCAGACCAACGTGGACCCCGTAGGAGAGAACGTGTCCTACAGCATCCACAGCACAGCCAAGGTGGTGCTGACCCGCGAGGACGTTCACTCTCAAGTCATCTGCGAGGTGGCCCACGTCACCTTGCAGGGGGACCCTCTTCGTGGGACTGCCAACTTGTCTGAGACCATCCGAG TTCCACCCACCTTGGAGGTTACTCAACAGCCCGTGAGGGCAGAGAACCAGGTGAATGTCACCTGCCAGGTGAGGAAGTTCTACCCCCAGAGACTACAGCTGACCTGGTTGGAGAATGGAAACGTGTCCCGGACAGAAACGGCCTCAACCCTTACAGAGAACAAGGATGGTACCTACAACTGGATGAGCTGGCTCCTGGTGAATGTATCTGCCCACAGGGATGATGTGAAGCTCACCTGCCAGGTGGAGCATGACGGGCAGCCAGCGGTCAGCAAAAGCCATGACCTGAAGGTCTCAGCCCACCCGAAGGAGCAGGGCTCAAATACTGCTCCTG GCCCAGCACTGGCTTCTGCTGCTCCACTTCTCATAGCTTTCCTCCTGGGCCCCAAGGTGCTGCTGGTGGTTGGTGTCTCTGTCATCTATGTCTACTGGAAGCAGAAGGCCTGA